In a single window of the Alosa sapidissima isolate fAloSap1 chromosome 18, fAloSap1.pri, whole genome shotgun sequence genome:
- the atp6v0a2a gene encoding V-type proton ATPase 116 kDa subunit a2 — MGSGFRSEEMCLAQLFLQSGSAYDCISELGEMGLVEFRDLNPSVSSFQRRFVSEIKRCEEMERILGYVLREIRKANIPVPECDDSPVAPAPKHVLEIMEQLQRLEVELSEVTKNKEKLERNLLELTEYTHMLRITRTFVHSRSRHEALGPQYEEFPSLETESVTGCTSMQRLGAKLGFVSGLIRRVKMEAFERMLWRVCKGYTIVSYAEVDESLVDLDTGEISRNVVFLISFWGDQIGQKVQKICDCYHCHIYPHPETDEERADVMDSLKTRIQDLNNVLHRTEDYLKQVLQKASESAFSWVVQVKKMKAIYHILNLCSFDVTNKCLIAEVWCPVSDLAQLRRALEEGSRKGDAPVPSFVNRIPSNDTPPTLLRSNKFTSGFQSIVEAYGVGDYREASPAPYTIITFPFLFAVMFGDLGHGVIMALCGLWMVLGEKSHKRRRSGNEIWNTFFDGRYIILMMGLFSIYTGLIYNDCFSKSLNIFGSGWSVRAMFTEQQWMNETLRTNALLTLDPNISGVFSGPYPFGIDPIWNLAVNRLSFLNSYKMKMSVILGVIHMTFGVVLSVINYVNFRQKYKVYLLFLPELLFLLCLFGYLVVMIFYKWLAYSARDSRSAPSILIHFINMFLMQGGDTTPLYPGQMGLQIFLVIVALFSVPVMLLGKPLYLYWLHHGGKSLGAHRGYERVRRVSEEDLSPSMLHDEEEGLSDHMSGRDGGSKQFDFGDVFMNQAIHTIEYCLGCISNTASYLRLWALSLAHAQLSEVLWQMVMRVGFRVTTRLGLLFLVPAFTVFSVLTVSILLIMEGLSAFLHALRLHWVEFQNKFYSGQGLKFAPFDFSLLPSIFEQDGLL, encoded by the exons ATGGGGTCGGGATTTCGGAGTGAAGAGATGTGCTTGGCGCAGTTGTTTCTGCAGTCCGGCTCAGCGTACGACTGCATCAGCGAGCTTGGAGAAATGGGTCTGGTTGAATTCCGAGAT CTCAACCCCAGTGTCAGCTCCTTCCAACGTCGCTTCGTCAGTGAGATCAAGAGGtgtgaggagatggagaggattCTAG GCTATGTCTTAAGGGAGATCAGGAAAGCAAATATTCCAGTTCCTGAGTGCGACGACAGTCCAGTGGCCCCAGCGCCCAAGCATGTCCTGGAGATCATG GAACAACTGCAGAGGCTGGAAGTAGAACTCAGTGAGGTGACCAAGAACAAGGAGAAGCTGGAGCGGAACCTTCTAGAACTCACCGAGTACACCCACATGCTGCGGATCACGCGCACCTTCGTGCACAGCCGCTCCAGG CATGAAGCCCTGGGCCCTCAGTATGAGGAGTTTCCTTCcctcgagaccgagtctgtgaCTGGTTGCACCAGCATGCAGAGGCTTGGAGCCAAGCTAGG GTTTGTTTCCGGCCTGATCCGGAGGGTGAAGATGGAAGCCTTTGAGCGCATGCTGTGGAGGGTGTGCAAAGGTTACACTATAGTCAGCTACGCCGAGGTGGATGAAAGCCTCGTTGACCTTGACACG GGTGAGATCAGTAGAAATGTAGTCTTCCTGATCTCATTTTGGGGTGACCAAATTGGCCAAAAAGTTCAGAAAATATGTGACTG TTACCACTGTCACATCTACCCCCACCCGGAGACTGATGAGGAGCGGGCGGACGTGATGGACAGCCTGAAGACACGCATTCAGGACCTGAATAAT GTGTTGCACCGCACCGAGGACTACCTGAAGCAGGTGCTGCAAAAGGCCTCGGAGTCAGCCTTCTCATGGGTGGTGCAGGTGAAGAAGATGAAGGCCATCTACCACATCCTCAACCTCTGCAGCTTTGACGTCACTAACAAGTGTCTCATCGCAGAGGTCTGGTGCCCGGTCAGCGACCTGGCCCAGCTACGCAGGGCACTGGAGGAAGGCTCG AGAAAAGGCGACGCTCCTGTTCCCTCGTTTGTCAATCGCATCCCAAGCAATGATACCCCCCCAACCCTCCTCAGAAGTAACAAGTTCACCTCTGGCTTCCAGAGCATCGTGGAGGCTTATGGAGTCGGAGACTACAGAGAAGCGAGTCCAG CTCCCTACACCATCATCACTTTCCCCTTCCTCTTTGCCGTCATGTTCGGAGACCTGGGCCACGGGGTGATCATGGCGCTCTGCGGTCTGTGGATGGTGCTGGGGGAGAAGAGCCACAAGCGAAGGCGCTCAGGGAATGAG ATTTGGAATACTTTTTTTGATGGGCGCTATATAATTTTGATGATGGGCCTCTTTTCGATCTACACGGGCCTCATCTACAACGACTGCTTCTCCAAGTCCCTCAACATCTTCGGCTCAGGCTGGAGTGTTAGAGCCATGTTCACAGAGCAACAGTGGAT GAATGAAACTTTgagaacaaatgctttacttacTCTTGATCCAAATATCTCTGGAGTTTTCAGTGGACCCTATCCATTTGGAATTGATCCG ATTTGGAATCTAGCTGTGAATCGTCTGTCCTTCCTGAACTCCTATAAGATGAAGATGTCCGTCATATTGGGTGTCATTCACATGACCTTTGGGGTGGTGTTAAGTGTCATTAATTATGT GAACTTCCGGCAGAAGTATAAAGTCTACCTGCTCTTCCTACCTGAGCTGCTCTTCCTGCTTTGTCTCTTTGGCTACCTGGTGGTCATGATCTTCTATAAGTGGCTGGCTTACTCCGCACGGGACTCACGCTCTGCCCCTAGCATCCTAATCCACTTCATTAACATGTTTCTAATGCAAGGCGGGGACACCACACCCCTTTACCCAGGACAG ATGGGGCTTCAGATCTTTCTGGTAATAGTGGCTCTGTTTTCAGTACCAGTGATGTTGCTAGGGAAACCACTTTACCTTTACTGGCTTCATCACGGAGGCAAGAGCCTTGGAGCACACAGG GGTTATGAGAGGGTCCGGCGTGTGAGTGAGGAGGACCTGTCTCCATCCATGCTtcatgatgaggaggagggccTCAGTGACCACATGTCTGGTAGAGATGGAGGATCCAAGCAG TTTGACTTTGGGGATGTGTTCATGAACCAGGCTATCCACACCATTGAGTACTGCCTGGGTTGCATCTCCAACACAGCGTCCTACCTGCGCCTGTGGGCCCTCAGCCTGGCCCATGCCC AGCTGTCGGAGGTCCTGTGGCAGATGGTGATGCGTGTGGGCTTCAGGGTGACTACCAGACTCGGCCTGCTGTTTCTCGTGCCAGCGTTCACAGTGTTCTCTGTGCTTACTGTCTCCATCCTGTTGATCATGGAGGGACTCTCGGCTTTCCTTCATGCTTTGCGACTGCACTG GGTTGAGTTTCAGAACAAGTTCTACAGTGGCCAAGGACTCAAGTTTGCTCCATTTGACTTTTCTCTGCTACCTTCTATCTTTGAACAAGATGGACTGCTGTGA
- the nfkbil1 gene encoding NF-kappa-B inhibitor-like protein 1 isoform X2 — MRTPLHLVCCHGDDAILRVLMKHGADPLQKDKNGNTALHAAVKRALKHGKRAYDDLVVPLREKCPDALDVPNKTGVTPRDMLEWVKFGTRAPKEGPSQPERNAEREWREKLMGECHDEFSEMFGKYDDDFRGNEKDEEDVEEDFMDWADRIRLEYMAQQRARAQRAAAGMAGRRRREGPTEEEQRSHREQLERLQREHLEYLERAARKQEETRLGKKKRYDERCERTFGSASASQKHLSYTDIPWPAPHGSVPEMLEVMLHGADRADVPAFRKLLKRQQTIWHPDRFAQRCGERLEESDKQRILDTVTALSQELNRLAQSLR, encoded by the exons ATGAGGACTCCTCTCCATCTAGTATGTTGTCATGGGGATGATGCCATTCTCAGGGTCTTGATGAAGCATGGGGCTGATCCCCTCCAGAAAGACAAAAATGGAAACACTGCCCTACATGCGGCCGTCAAAAGAGCTCTAAAGCACGGGAAAAGAG CTTATGATGACTTGGTTGTCCCCCTTCGCGAAAAATGTCCCGACGCCTTGGATGTACCTAATAAAACTGGTGTAACTCCTCGGGATATGCTGGAATGGGTGAAATTTGGTACG AGAGCACCGAAAGAAGGGCCGTCTCAACCTGAGAGGAATGCAGAAAGAGAATGGAGGGAGAAACTGATGGGGGAATGTCATGATGAGTTCAGTGAGATGTTTGGCAAATATGATG ATGATTTCCGGGGTAATGAAAAGGACGAGGAGGACGTTGAGGAGGACTTCATGGACTGGGCAGACCGCATCCGCCTGGAGTACATGGCACAGCAGCGGGCCCGTGCCCAGCGGGCGGCCGCGGGGATGGCCGgccggaggaggagagaaggtcCGACTGAAGAGGAGCAGCGCAGCCACAGGGAGCAGCTGGAGCGTCTGCAGAGGGAGCACCTGGAGTACCTGGAGCGGGCGGCACGCAAGCAGGAGGAGACGCGGCTAGGCAAGAAGAAGCGTTACGACGAGCGCTGCGAGCGCACCTTCGGCTCGGCCAGCGCCTCACAGAAGCACCTGAGCTACACGGACATCCCCTGGCCGGCTCCGCACGGCTCCGTGCCGGAGATGCTGGAGGTCATGCTGCACGGTGCCGACCGGGCCGACGTGCCAGCCTTCCGGAAGCTTCTGAAGAGACAGCAGACCATCTGGCACCCGGACAGGTTCGCCCAGCGCTGCGGCGAGCGCCTGGAGGAGTCGGACAAGCAGAGGATTCTGGACACGGTCACGGCACTCTCGCAGGAACTCAACCGGCTAGCACAGAGCCTCAGGTGA
- the nfkbil1 gene encoding NF-kappa-B inhibitor-like protein 1 isoform X1, producing the protein MVSRRQKRLWRYVEEGSLLKLKSYLRKHSDLTPNFSQGKRMRTPLHLVCCHGDDAILRVLMKHGADPLQKDKNGNTALHAAVKRALKHGKRAYDDLVVPLREKCPDALDVPNKTGVTPRDMLEWVKFGTRAPKEGPSQPERNAEREWREKLMGECHDEFSEMFGKYDDDFRGNEKDEEDVEEDFMDWADRIRLEYMAQQRARAQRAAAGMAGRRRREGPTEEEQRSHREQLERLQREHLEYLERAARKQEETRLGKKKRYDERCERTFGSASASQKHLSYTDIPWPAPHGSVPEMLEVMLHGADRADVPAFRKLLKRQQTIWHPDRFAQRCGERLEESDKQRILDTVTALSQELNRLAQSLR; encoded by the exons ATGGTGTCGCGTCGACAGAAGAGATTATGGAGGTATGTGGAGGAAGGAAGCCTTTTAAAGTTGAAGTCCTATCTTCGGAAACATTCTGACCTCACGCCCAACTTTTCACAAGGTAAAAGAATGAGGACTCCTCTCCATCTAGTATGTTGTCATGGGGATGATGCCATTCTCAGGGTCTTGATGAAGCATGGGGCTGATCCCCTCCAGAAAGACAAAAATGGAAACACTGCCCTACATGCGGCCGTCAAAAGAGCTCTAAAGCACGGGAAAAGAG CTTATGATGACTTGGTTGTCCCCCTTCGCGAAAAATGTCCCGACGCCTTGGATGTACCTAATAAAACTGGTGTAACTCCTCGGGATATGCTGGAATGGGTGAAATTTGGTACG AGAGCACCGAAAGAAGGGCCGTCTCAACCTGAGAGGAATGCAGAAAGAGAATGGAGGGAGAAACTGATGGGGGAATGTCATGATGAGTTCAGTGAGATGTTTGGCAAATATGATG ATGATTTCCGGGGTAATGAAAAGGACGAGGAGGACGTTGAGGAGGACTTCATGGACTGGGCAGACCGCATCCGCCTGGAGTACATGGCACAGCAGCGGGCCCGTGCCCAGCGGGCGGCCGCGGGGATGGCCGgccggaggaggagagaaggtcCGACTGAAGAGGAGCAGCGCAGCCACAGGGAGCAGCTGGAGCGTCTGCAGAGGGAGCACCTGGAGTACCTGGAGCGGGCGGCACGCAAGCAGGAGGAGACGCGGCTAGGCAAGAAGAAGCGTTACGACGAGCGCTGCGAGCGCACCTTCGGCTCGGCCAGCGCCTCACAGAAGCACCTGAGCTACACGGACATCCCCTGGCCGGCTCCGCACGGCTCCGTGCCGGAGATGCTGGAGGTCATGCTGCACGGTGCCGACCGGGCCGACGTGCCAGCCTTCCGGAAGCTTCTGAAGAGACAGCAGACCATCTGGCACCCGGACAGGTTCGCCCAGCGCTGCGGCGAGCGCCTGGAGGAGTCGGACAAGCAGAGGATTCTGGACACGGTCACGGCACTCTCGCAGGAACTCAACCGGCTAGCACAGAGCCTCAGGTGA